A region of the Brachybacterium sacelli genome:
CGGCCCCGCGGTTCGGACGCTTCGGAGCCGTGGAGGTGCGCTGGGGGAAGGGAGCTCACGGATCGGGCCCAAGGCGCCGCTCGGTGCACACTTCCCGAACTCGACTGGATCACGGAAGGTCTGGCCCAATGGATCGACCAGGCTCGTCCCCGCTTCACTACCGAATCAACGGGCCCCCTGTGGCTGACCGAACGAGGGACTCGGGTCTCGTTGCGCTACATCGACCTTCGCTTCGCCCAGATCCGTGACGAAGCCGGGCTACCCGGGGAGCTCAGCGTGCAC
Encoded here:
- a CDS encoding tyrosine-type recombinase/integrase gives rise to the protein MRPRGSDASEPWRCAGGRELTDRAQGAARCTLPELDWITEGLAQWIDQARPRFTTESTGPLWLTERGTRVSLRYIDLRFAQIRDEAGLPGELSVHALRHTYVTNLIEWGYAEKFVQDQVGHAYASTTAIYTSVGDDFKNRMISQALSRIYGGNHADDSHT